One window of the Candidatus Microbacterium colombiense genome contains the following:
- a CDS encoding phage holin family protein, producing MPRGYRDRADDGLLTLLGDLPELVTNLVKAEIDSAKAWISRTAKDAGIGSVWFLVALFFLFWAVPVILVFAIAGLSSWWPVWLSAIAVFGILILAVLLFALLGILKFRKVLARQNPAQAVAEDIRIVKDAGDDRF from the coding sequence ATGCCTCGCGGATACCGGGATCGGGCTGACGACGGACTGCTGACCCTCCTCGGCGATCTCCCCGAGCTCGTCACGAACCTCGTCAAGGCCGAGATCGATTCGGCCAAGGCGTGGATCTCGCGGACGGCGAAGGACGCCGGTATCGGATCGGTGTGGTTCCTGGTCGCCCTGTTCTTCCTGTTCTGGGCGGTGCCGGTCATCCTGGTGTTCGCGATCGCCGGCCTCTCGTCGTGGTGGCCCGTGTGGCTCTCCGCGATCGCGGTGTTCGGCATCCTGATCCTCGCCGTGCTGCTGTTCGCTCTGCTCGGCATCCTGAAGTTCCGCAAGGTGCTCGCTCGACAGAACCCGGCCCAGGCCGTGGCCGAAGACATCCGAATCGTGAAGGACGCCGGCGATGACCGCTTCTGA
- a CDS encoding glutamyl-tRNA reductase, translating into MLLCVTASHKTASFDLLERLSRTPDGVAPTLVGMTPCVQGAVVLATCNRFEAYVEMDEPVTAAGAIGVEAVLEAVESVTGVPATELDGAYAVHSGRRVAEHLFSVASGLESVVSGEGEIAGQVRRALKSARKEGTTSPELERLFQRASQAQRKVKNVTALGRAGRSLVRLALELADSRIADWSAERVLLVGTGAYAAVTLATLRERGAVNISVYSPSGRADIFAAKHGIRPVSAEDYARTAARSSLLITCTTATEPVLGPAQLQAPTGPAAIGCPVGSHNQLVVDLGMPRNVDPAVATLEGVALLDLETIRLHAPLEELQATDAARSVVREAADTFHVVGARQSVTPAVVALRSHIFSLLDSEIDRARARGDQDGRVEQALRHLSAVLLHTPTTRAHELAAAGRADEFTAALGALYGITPEAVADDADSAASA; encoded by the coding sequence GTGCTGCTGTGTGTCACGGCGAGTCACAAGACCGCCTCCTTCGATCTCCTCGAACGACTGAGCCGCACCCCCGACGGCGTCGCCCCCACTCTGGTGGGGATGACCCCGTGCGTGCAGGGTGCGGTCGTTCTGGCGACCTGCAACCGTTTCGAGGCGTACGTCGAGATGGATGAGCCGGTCACCGCCGCCGGCGCGATCGGCGTCGAAGCCGTGCTCGAAGCGGTCGAATCCGTCACCGGAGTCCCGGCCACCGAGCTCGACGGCGCCTACGCCGTGCACTCCGGTCGCCGCGTGGCCGAGCACCTCTTCTCCGTCGCCTCCGGGCTCGAGTCGGTCGTCTCCGGCGAAGGTGAGATCGCCGGGCAGGTGCGTCGCGCACTGAAGTCCGCACGCAAGGAGGGCACGACCTCCCCCGAGCTCGAACGCCTCTTCCAGCGGGCCAGCCAGGCGCAGCGCAAGGTCAAGAACGTCACCGCCCTCGGCCGCGCCGGGCGTTCGCTCGTGCGCCTCGCGCTCGAACTCGCCGACAGCCGCATCGCCGACTGGTCGGCGGAGCGCGTGCTCCTCGTCGGCACCGGCGCCTATGCCGCGGTGACGCTCGCCACACTGCGCGAGCGCGGCGCCGTGAACATCTCGGTCTACTCTCCGTCAGGGCGTGCCGACATCTTCGCTGCGAAGCACGGCATCCGCCCGGTCTCCGCAGAGGACTACGCGCGCACCGCGGCCCGCTCGAGCCTGCTGATCACCTGCACGACCGCCACCGAGCCGGTCCTCGGACCCGCACAGCTGCAGGCCCCCACGGGACCGGCAGCGATCGGATGCCCGGTCGGCTCGCACAACCAGCTCGTGGTCGACCTCGGCATGCCGCGCAACGTCGACCCCGCCGTCGCCACGCTCGAAGGCGTCGCCCTGCTCGACCTCGAGACGATCCGCCTGCACGCCCCTCTCGAAGAGCTGCAGGCGACGGATGCCGCACGCTCCGTCGTGCGGGAAGCGGCAGACACGTTCCACGTCGTCGGCGCCCGCCAGAGCGTCACCCCCGCGGTGGTCGCCCTGCGTTCGCACATCTTCTCGCTGCTCGACTCGGAGATCGATCGAGCCCGCGCCCGCGGCGACCAGGACGGACGCGTCGAACAGGCACTGCGCCACCTGTCGGCTGTGCTCCTGCACACGCCCACGACCCGCGCCCACGAGCTCGCCGCGGCCGGACGCGCCGACGAGTTCACGGCCGCCCTCGGCGCCCTGTACGGCATCACGCCCGAAGCCGTGGCCGACGACGCGGATTCCGCCGCCTCCGCCTGA
- the hemB gene encoding porphobilinogen synthase produces the protein MSFPDVRLRRLRQSPAVRDLVRETSLQPRQLVLPMFVREGITEPVQIGSMPGVAQHSLASLRAAAAEAAEAGVGGVMLFGVPSVRDARGSGADDPRGILNVATEALAAEVGDALVVQTDLCLDEFTDHGHCGVLAEDGSVDNDATLERYASMAIAQARAGSQLLGLSGMMDGQVAVIRAALDAEGFTQTLILAYAAKYASAFYGPFREAVDSQLTGDRRTYQLDPGNRREGVREAVVDEAEGADIVMVKPAMAFLDVLREVRDTVSIPVWAYQVSGEYAMIEAASANGWIDRRAAILESLLSIRRAGADAVLTYWATEAARWLRD, from the coding sequence GTGAGCTTCCCCGATGTCCGCCTGAGGCGCCTGCGCCAGTCGCCGGCGGTGCGCGACCTGGTGCGCGAGACCTCGCTCCAGCCGCGGCAGCTCGTGCTGCCGATGTTCGTGCGCGAGGGCATCACCGAACCCGTGCAGATCGGGTCGATGCCCGGTGTCGCGCAGCACTCGCTCGCTTCGCTGCGTGCGGCAGCCGCCGAGGCCGCCGAGGCCGGTGTCGGCGGAGTGATGCTGTTCGGCGTGCCGTCGGTGCGCGATGCGCGCGGCTCCGGAGCCGACGACCCCCGCGGCATCCTCAACGTGGCGACGGAGGCACTGGCCGCCGAGGTGGGCGATGCCCTCGTCGTGCAGACCGACCTGTGCCTCGACGAGTTCACCGATCACGGCCACTGCGGCGTGCTCGCCGAGGACGGTTCCGTCGACAACGACGCGACTCTCGAGCGGTACGCATCGATGGCCATCGCTCAGGCGCGCGCCGGGTCACAGCTGCTCGGGCTGTCGGGCATGATGGACGGTCAGGTCGCGGTGATCCGTGCGGCACTCGACGCCGAGGGCTTCACGCAGACGCTGATCCTGGCGTACGCGGCCAAGTACGCCAGTGCGTTCTACGGCCCCTTCCGTGAGGCCGTCGACTCGCAACTCACGGGCGACCGCCGCACGTATCAGCTGGATCCGGGCAACCGCCGCGAGGGTGTGCGCGAGGCCGTCGTCGATGAGGCCGAGGGCGCCGACATCGTCATGGTGAAGCCCGCGATGGCTTTCCTCGATGTACTCCGCGAAGTGCGCGACACCGTCAGTATTCCGGTCTGGGCATACCAGGTGTCCGGCGAGTACGCGATGATCGAGGCTGCCTCCGCGAACGGCTGGATCGACCGTCGGGCCGCGATCCTGGAGTCCCTCCTGTCGATCCGTCGCGCGGGCGCCGATGCCGTATTGACCTACTGGGCGACCGAGGCCGCGCGCTGGTTGCGCGACTGA
- a CDS encoding glutamate-1-semialdehyde 2,1-aminomutase: protein MTDRNDDLFSAARAVIPGGVNSPVRAYGSVGGTPRFLASAKGARVTDAAGAEYIDLVASWGPALLGHAHPEIVAAVQEAATRGLSFGAPTEGEVELAAVIADRVRFGETRPIERVRLVSTGTEATMTAIRLARGATGRDLLVKFAGHYHGHSDGLLAEAGSGVATLALPGSAGVPAPIAAQTLVIGYNDPEALAAVFAEHGARIAAVIVEASAANMGVVAPLPGFNRLIADTAHAHGALMILDEVLTGFRVHSAGFWGLQAEAGEDYLPDIFTFGKVVGGGMPLAALGGRAEVMDLLAPLGPVYQAGTLSGNPLSVAAGLATLRLATPEVYATVNAAADRVATALDAALTDAGVTHAVARAGSLFNASFRASAPRDYAEAQAQESFRYAPFFHSLREQGIALPPSVFEAWFLTAAHGEDELQRIEAALPAAAEAAAAAHA from the coding sequence ATGACCGATCGCAATGACGACCTCTTCTCCGCTGCCCGTGCGGTGATCCCCGGCGGGGTGAACTCTCCGGTGCGCGCCTATGGTTCGGTCGGTGGCACCCCTCGCTTCCTCGCCTCGGCGAAGGGTGCACGGGTGACGGATGCCGCGGGCGCCGAGTACATCGATCTCGTGGCGTCGTGGGGGCCTGCGCTCCTCGGCCACGCCCACCCGGAGATCGTGGCGGCCGTGCAGGAAGCCGCGACCCGTGGTCTCTCGTTCGGCGCGCCGACGGAGGGTGAGGTCGAGCTCGCTGCCGTGATCGCGGACCGTGTGCGCTTCGGTGAGACGCGTCCGATCGAGCGTGTGCGCCTGGTGTCGACGGGTACCGAGGCGACCATGACCGCGATCCGCCTCGCCCGTGGCGCGACGGGTCGCGATCTGCTGGTGAAGTTCGCCGGCCACTATCACGGCCACTCCGACGGCCTGCTCGCGGAAGCCGGATCGGGTGTCGCGACCCTGGCGTTGCCGGGTTCTGCCGGTGTGCCGGCACCGATCGCGGCGCAGACCCTCGTGATCGGCTACAACGACCCTGAGGCGCTCGCGGCCGTCTTCGCCGAGCATGGCGCGCGCATCGCGGCGGTCATCGTCGAGGCGTCTGCGGCGAACATGGGAGTGGTCGCTCCGCTGCCCGGGTTCAACCGGCTGATCGCCGACACCGCGCACGCGCATGGTGCGCTGATGATCCTCGATGAGGTGCTCACGGGCTTCCGCGTGCACTCTGCCGGATTCTGGGGATTGCAGGCCGAAGCGGGCGAGGACTACCTTCCCGACATCTTCACCTTCGGCAAGGTCGTCGGCGGAGGAATGCCGCTCGCCGCGCTCGGTGGTCGCGCCGAGGTCATGGACCTGCTCGCCCCGCTCGGCCCCGTGTACCAGGCCGGGACGCTGTCGGGGAACCCGCTCTCGGTCGCGGCGGGCTTGGCGACCCTGCGGCTGGCGACGCCCGAGGTCTACGCCACGGTGAACGCCGCTGCGGATCGCGTCGCCACCGCTCTCGACGCCGCACTGACGGACGCCGGTGTCACCCACGCTGTCGCCCGCGCCGGCAGCCTGTTCAACGCGTCGTTCCGTGCCTCCGCGCCGCGCGACTACGCCGAGGCGCAGGCACAGGAGTCGTTCCGATACGCCCCGTTCTTCCACTCTCTGCGCGAGCAGGGCATCGCCCTTCCGCCGAGCGTCTTCGAAGCCTGGTTCCTCACCGCGGCTCACGGCGAGGACGAGCTGCAGCGCATCGAGGCCGCGCTTCCGGCCGCGGCTGAGGCTGCGGCAGCCGCGCACGCCTGA
- the hemG gene encoding protoporphyrinogen oxidase, with translation MTESSTPADLAARAAEKHVVVIGGGIGGLLAALECAKVGMRVTLLEATDAVGGAIRRTELDGVVLDAGAESFATRGGHVRSLLQDLGLTDRIVAPAAGSAWLAGIPGVGAAPLPVGGILGIPANPFQDDVRRVIGWSGAWRAYLDRVRPPLTIGHQASLGRLVASRMGPKVRDRLVAPVTTGVYSASPDDVDVDVAAPGLNSALTRVGSLSGAVEALRDEAASKAASAKAAAKAAAKAPGAAVEGLLGGMSTLVDALLHDLERLDVVVHTGIRVEGVTRDDALWTVVARPQEPEPEPEPEPETETEEGVPQDDDRHVLTADAVIVATEEHVARALLAESVPALSTAVAAAAPEIEIVTLLLDAPALDAAPRGTGVLTVPGSHTAKALTHSTAKWEWVRAAAGRRHVVRVSFGAQGEPAATAALDDEAAARLALSEASALLGVPLAASTLVAADRSRYVQSQPASIIGSGERRAAARAAVQETPGLAAVGAWLAGTGLAQVVPDAVGEADRLRRALLWE, from the coding sequence ATGACTGAGTCGTCGACACCGGCTGATCTCGCGGCGCGCGCGGCCGAGAAGCACGTGGTCGTGATCGGCGGCGGGATCGGCGGCCTGCTCGCCGCACTGGAGTGCGCCAAGGTCGGCATGCGGGTCACGCTGCTGGAGGCGACGGATGCCGTGGGCGGCGCGATCCGTCGCACCGAGCTCGACGGCGTCGTGCTCGATGCCGGGGCAGAGAGCTTCGCGACGCGCGGCGGCCACGTGCGCTCACTGCTGCAGGACCTCGGGCTCACCGACCGGATCGTCGCGCCCGCGGCCGGAAGCGCGTGGCTCGCGGGCATCCCCGGCGTGGGAGCCGCCCCGTTGCCTGTCGGCGGGATCCTCGGCATCCCCGCCAATCCTTTCCAGGACGACGTGCGCCGCGTCATCGGCTGGTCGGGCGCGTGGCGCGCCTACCTCGACCGCGTGCGCCCGCCGCTCACCATCGGCCATCAGGCCAGCCTCGGTCGCCTGGTCGCGTCGCGCATGGGCCCGAAGGTGCGCGATCGTCTGGTGGCACCGGTGACGACGGGCGTCTACTCGGCGTCGCCGGACGATGTCGATGTCGACGTGGCCGCCCCCGGATTGAACTCCGCGCTGACGCGTGTCGGGTCGCTGTCCGGTGCGGTGGAGGCGTTGCGCGACGAGGCAGCGTCGAAGGCAGCGTCGGCGAAGGCCGCGGCCAAGGCAGCGGCGAAGGCGCCCGGGGCGGCCGTCGAAGGTCTGCTCGGCGGCATGAGCACGCTGGTCGACGCACTGCTGCACGATCTCGAACGGCTCGATGTCGTCGTGCACACAGGCATTCGCGTCGAAGGCGTCACGCGCGACGACGCGCTCTGGACCGTCGTGGCACGCCCCCAGGAGCCCGAGCCCGAGCCCGAGCCCGAGCCCGAGACCGAGACGGAGGAGGGGGTGCCGCAGGACGATGACCGGCACGTGCTCACCGCGGACGCCGTGATCGTCGCGACCGAGGAGCACGTCGCCCGTGCGCTTCTCGCCGAGTCCGTCCCGGCCCTGTCGACCGCGGTCGCCGCCGCGGCTCCCGAGATCGAGATCGTGACCCTGCTGCTCGACGCTCCCGCGCTCGATGCCGCGCCGCGCGGAACCGGAGTGCTCACCGTGCCGGGCAGCCACACCGCGAAAGCCCTCACACACTCGACCGCGAAGTGGGAGTGGGTGCGCGCAGCCGCCGGTCGCCGACACGTCGTGCGGGTCTCGTTCGGCGCCCAGGGCGAGCCGGCCGCGACCGCCGCTCTCGACGACGAGGCCGCCGCGCGACTGGCGTTGAGCGAGGCGTCCGCCCTTCTGGGCGTTCCGCTCGCCGCGTCGACGCTCGTCGCAGCGGATCGTTCGCGGTACGTGCAGTCGCAGCCCGCCTCGATCATCGGCTCCGGTGAACGTCGGGCGGCGGCGCGCGCGGCCGTGCAGGAGACACCGGGTCTCGCCGCGGTCGGCGCCTGGCTCGCCGGAACGGGGCTCGCGCAGGTCGTGCCGGATGCGGTGGGCGAGGCCGATCGACTTCGCCGCGCGCTTCTGTGGGAGTGA
- the hemE gene encoding uroporphyrinogen decarboxylase — MALSDAPLLRALAGDRPAQTPVWFMRQAGRSLPEYRELRVGTRMLDACLTPDLAAEITLQPVRRHGVDAAVFFSDIVIPLRLAGVDVEIEPGRGPVFANPVRSTADVERITAIDPESLDSTAISEAVRLVTAELGDTPLIGFAGAPFTLAAYLVEGGPSKEHLRARAMMHSDPEAWNRLAGWLAQVSRVFLRAQSVAGASAVQLFDSWAGSLSPADYRGFVAPHSRAALEGVDAPKIHFGVGTGPFLADMRLDGAVDGVGVDWRQPLDEAASILGPDTTVQGNIDPALLSAPWPVLEAHVRDVLERGRAARAHILNLGHGVPPETDPDQLTRIVELVHAHD, encoded by the coding sequence ATGGCCCTTTCCGATGCCCCTCTTCTGCGCGCCCTCGCCGGTGATCGTCCGGCCCAGACCCCCGTCTGGTTCATGCGGCAGGCCGGTCGATCCCTCCCGGAGTACCGAGAACTGCGCGTCGGCACCCGGATGCTGGACGCCTGCCTGACCCCCGACCTCGCCGCCGAGATCACGCTGCAGCCCGTGCGCCGGCACGGGGTGGATGCCGCGGTCTTCTTCAGCGACATCGTCATCCCGCTGCGGCTCGCCGGCGTCGACGTCGAGATCGAGCCGGGCCGCGGGCCGGTGTTCGCGAACCCCGTGCGTTCGACCGCCGACGTCGAGCGGATCACCGCGATCGACCCGGAGTCGCTCGACTCCACCGCGATCTCCGAGGCCGTCCGCCTGGTCACGGCCGAACTCGGCGACACCCCGCTGATCGGTTTCGCCGGTGCGCCGTTCACGCTCGCCGCGTACCTGGTCGAGGGTGGACCGTCGAAGGAGCACCTCCGCGCACGGGCCATGATGCACAGCGACCCCGAGGCCTGGAACCGTCTGGCGGGCTGGCTCGCTCAGGTCTCACGGGTGTTCCTGCGTGCGCAGAGCGTCGCCGGAGCATCCGCCGTGCAGCTCTTCGATTCATGGGCGGGTTCGCTCAGCCCGGCCGACTATCGCGGGTTCGTGGCGCCGCACTCGCGCGCCGCCCTGGAAGGGGTCGACGCTCCGAAGATCCACTTCGGCGTCGGCACCGGACCGTTCCTCGCCGACATGCGACTGGACGGCGCGGTCGACGGCGTCGGTGTCGACTGGCGTCAGCCGCTCGACGAGGCTGCCTCAATTCTCGGCCCCGACACCACGGTGCAGGGCAACATCGATCCCGCGCTGCTCTCCGCGCCGTGGCCCGTGCTCGAGGCGCATGTGCGCGACGTGCTGGAGCGCGGACGTGCGGCGCGCGCGCACATCCTCAACCTGGGACACGGCGTGCCGCCCGAGACAGACCCCGATCAGCTCACGCGCATCGTCGAGCTCGTGCACGCGCATGACTGA
- a CDS encoding chlorite dismutase family protein, translating into MSEVREENPSGFTLWAVWRRNPDVPVTESDSTELETIVSYVEDSGVTVRGFYDVSGLKADADLLVWLHGDTAEELQKALRRLRRTELLRSLLPVWNVMGVHRDAEFNRAHVPGFLRGVEPKDWLCLYPFVRTPEWYLAPEDERRKMLADHGRKGAAFTGVIANTVAAFALGDYEWILPLEADDVTELVDLMRDLRYTDARLYVKEELPFYTGRRLRFDEIADVLQ; encoded by the coding sequence ATGTCCGAAGTGCGCGAAGAGAACCCGTCCGGCTTCACCCTCTGGGCGGTCTGGCGACGCAATCCCGATGTTCCCGTCACCGAGTCCGACTCGACGGAGCTGGAGACGATCGTCTCCTACGTCGAGGATTCCGGAGTGACCGTGCGCGGCTTCTATGACGTCTCCGGGCTCAAGGCCGATGCCGATCTGCTCGTCTGGCTCCACGGAGACACCGCCGAGGAATTGCAGAAGGCGTTGCGCCGACTGCGTCGCACCGAACTGCTGCGTTCGCTGCTGCCGGTGTGGAACGTCATGGGCGTGCACCGCGATGCCGAGTTCAACCGCGCGCATGTGCCCGGTTTCCTGCGCGGTGTCGAGCCCAAGGACTGGCTGTGCCTCTACCCGTTCGTCCGCACGCCGGAGTGGTACCTGGCGCCCGAGGACGAGCGTCGCAAGATGCTCGCCGATCACGGACGCAAGGGTGCCGCCTTCACCGGAGTCATCGCGAACACCGTCGCGGCTTTCGCGCTGGGCGACTATGAGTGGATCCTGCCGCTCGAGGCCGATGACGTCACCGAGCTCGTCGATCTCATGCGCGACCTCCGGTACACCGACGCTCGTCTGTACGTGAAGGAGGAGCTGCCGTTCTACACGGGCCGCAGGCTCCGGTTCGACGAGATCGCGGACGTCCTCCAGTAA
- a CDS encoding DUF222 domain-containing protein has translation MTSTSSDEPDQRAALLDAWVEKRRQIARLESESAELLADRLRLRDADARENPYHRDTIHRSMVAEYSAAGRVAQGSIEYAFSDAAFLDSDHPASRASFRTGAITAAHVREIVRAGSVVREAVREGRADAAALGFYDTAAAVAAEQETPARTRSLVRQIAAALSGDTLVDRHRRALSERRVTMRSVDDGLALLTVVLPEHLAAAIVDRLTQLARQVIATRDDIEPKSIFGSHDTFATDPLPDARTIDQVRTDLLTDLLLAADPSEVAGAGIDRVQAHIQVTVAASTLIGADDRPAELDGFGPIDPDIARDLAGRNGGWSRLFLDPSGMVTETDTYSPTEGMRRFLRARDQHCRFPGCRMPVRRCQIDHNHDHARGGRTSLRNLSHFCTGHHVLKHPDLDERHRWTARQLPDGTLDWVSPLGRHYGDPPPRRVMFV, from the coding sequence ATGACATCGACCTCCTCCGACGAGCCGGATCAGCGCGCGGCGTTGCTGGATGCGTGGGTCGAGAAGCGTCGACAGATCGCGCGGCTCGAGTCGGAATCCGCCGAACTCCTCGCCGATCGCCTGCGCCTGCGTGATGCCGACGCCCGCGAGAATCCCTACCATCGCGACACGATCCATCGGTCGATGGTCGCCGAGTATTCGGCTGCCGGTCGCGTCGCGCAGGGCAGCATCGAGTACGCGTTCAGCGACGCGGCCTTCCTCGATTCCGACCACCCTGCGAGCCGGGCGTCGTTCCGCACGGGGGCGATCACGGCGGCGCATGTGCGGGAGATCGTGCGCGCCGGATCGGTCGTGCGAGAGGCTGTACGGGAGGGCAGAGCGGATGCCGCGGCGCTGGGTTTCTACGACACCGCTGCTGCGGTCGCCGCCGAGCAGGAGACCCCAGCACGCACCCGTTCGCTGGTGCGACAGATCGCCGCCGCTCTGAGCGGCGACACGCTGGTCGACCGCCATCGCCGCGCCCTGTCCGAGCGACGCGTCACGATGCGCTCCGTCGACGACGGCCTGGCCCTGCTCACCGTCGTGCTCCCCGAGCACTTGGCGGCCGCCATCGTCGACCGACTCACGCAGCTCGCCCGTCAGGTGATCGCGACGCGAGACGACATCGAGCCGAAGAGCATCTTCGGCTCGCACGACACCTTCGCCACAGACCCGCTTCCCGATGCGCGAACGATCGACCAGGTGCGTACGGACCTCCTGACCGATCTGCTGCTCGCAGCCGATCCCAGCGAGGTGGCGGGCGCGGGCATCGATCGCGTTCAGGCGCACATCCAGGTCACGGTGGCCGCCTCCACGCTCATCGGTGCCGACGACCGCCCAGCGGAACTCGACGGATTCGGGCCGATCGATCCCGATATCGCCCGCGATCTCGCCGGGCGCAACGGCGGCTGGTCACGGCTGTTCCTCGATCCTTCCGGGATGGTCACCGAGACCGACACGTACAGCCCGACCGAGGGCATGCGTCGGTTCCTGCGCGCGCGCGATCAACACTGCCGCTTCCCGGGCTGTCGGATGCCGGTGCGCCGCTGCCAGATCGATCACAATCACGACCACGCGCGGGGCGGACGCACGAGTCTGCGCAACCTCAGTCACTTCTGCACCGGACACCACGTGCTGAAGCATCCCGATCTCGACGAGCGCCACCGCTGGACCGCGCGACAGCTACCCGACGGAACCCTCGACTGGGTCAGTCCGCTCGGTCGCCATTACGGCGATCCGCCACCCCGCCGGGTGATGTTCGTATGA
- a CDS encoding uroporphyrinogen-III synthase encodes MTSDSKQDRPLDGWRILVPRGGPWGDGVAASLRAQGAIPVVAPLINFAPTTDQAALDLALEQLAAGEFDWLTVTSATTVDVLFAHRAVVPPNTRIAAVGETTAAALQAVGYEVALVPAQDNSAEGMAEQLIALETDPRRILALRSEIAKPVLSVLLSDAGHDVHSVVAYRTVGVPVTDRIKRDVENGRINAILITSGSVAEQVREQFPEIPDETLLAAIGPRTARDAAKAGLPVSVVADRQTVDALIDAVSHFTLPHAADEFAP; translated from the coding sequence ATGACATCCGATTCGAAGCAGGACCGACCACTGGACGGCTGGCGCATCCTCGTGCCCCGCGGAGGGCCGTGGGGCGACGGCGTCGCCGCCAGTCTGCGTGCCCAGGGAGCGATCCCGGTCGTCGCGCCGCTGATCAACTTCGCGCCCACCACCGACCAGGCGGCCCTCGACCTCGCGCTCGAGCAGCTCGCGGCGGGGGAGTTCGACTGGTTGACGGTCACGAGCGCCACCACCGTCGACGTGCTGTTCGCCCACCGCGCCGTGGTTCCGCCGAACACCAGGATCGCCGCGGTCGGCGAGACCACCGCCGCCGCGCTGCAGGCGGTGGGTTACGAGGTCGCCCTCGTGCCCGCACAGGACAACTCCGCCGAGGGGATGGCCGAGCAGCTCATCGCTCTCGAGACCGATCCCCGACGCATCCTGGCGCTGCGTAGCGAGATCGCTAAACCCGTGCTCAGCGTGCTGCTGTCGGATGCCGGCCATGACGTGCACAGCGTCGTCGCCTACCGCACGGTCGGTGTGCCGGTGACGGATCGCATCAAGCGCGACGTCGAGAACGGCCGCATCAACGCGATCCTCATCACGAGCGGATCGGTCGCGGAACAGGTGCGTGAGCAGTTCCCCGAGATCCCTGACGAGACGCTGCTCGCCGCGATCGGACCCCGTACGGCTCGTGACGCCGCGAAGGCAGGTCTGCCGGTCTCGGTCGTCGCCGATCGTCAGACCGTCGATGCGCTCATCGACGCCGTCTCGCACTTCACACTCCCGCACGCGGCCGACGAGTTCGCGCCGTGA
- the hemC gene encoding hydroxymethylbilane synthase — MSTPIRLGTRRSALAQAQSGHVAAALEKVSGRSVELVPITSEGDTNRASLSEIGGQGIFATRLREALLAGECDFLVHSLKDLPTAIPDGLVIAATPTREDARDVVLTRTGVALHELHSGSTVGTGAPRRVAQVHRRAPHARVVDIRGNVDSRLARVSSGELDAVILAAAGLSRLGSDSPLRREDLGLAEWPTAPGQGSLAVETTVGAPPELLAALSALDDGPTRLAITVERAILEGLDAGCQAPMAAHAVVDGTSVRVRTVVYSPEGDRRIGLDVTEDLNGEYIRRNGSGNGADAADGAGPMHAARELGLTVARRLLDQGAADLVSREHLSS, encoded by the coding sequence ATGAGCACTCCGATCCGTCTGGGAACCCGGCGCAGCGCACTCGCGCAGGCGCAGTCCGGTCATGTCGCCGCCGCCCTCGAGAAGGTCAGCGGCCGCTCCGTCGAGCTCGTGCCGATCACGTCGGAGGGCGACACGAACCGTGCCTCGTTGTCCGAGATCGGTGGGCAGGGCATCTTCGCCACCCGACTTCGCGAAGCACTGCTCGCGGGGGAGTGCGACTTCCTCGTCCACTCGTTGAAGGATCTCCCGACGGCCATTCCCGATGGCCTGGTGATCGCGGCGACACCGACGCGCGAAGATGCGAGAGACGTGGTGCTCACCCGCACGGGCGTCGCGCTGCATGAACTGCACTCCGGAAGCACCGTGGGCACCGGCGCCCCGCGTCGTGTGGCACAGGTGCATCGACGGGCGCCGCACGCCCGTGTCGTCGATATCCGGGGCAACGTGGACTCCCGGTTGGCTCGCGTCTCGTCGGGTGAGTTGGATGCCGTGATCCTCGCGGCGGCCGGCCTGTCGCGGCTCGGTTCCGACTCGCCTCTGCGTCGCGAAGACCTCGGTCTCGCGGAATGGCCGACGGCTCCCGGCCAGGGGTCACTCGCGGTGGAGACGACCGTCGGTGCACCGCCCGAGTTGCTCGCGGCGCTGTCGGCCCTCGACGACGGTCCGACGCGTCTGGCGATCACGGTGGAGCGCGCGATCCTCGAAGGACTCGACGCGGGATGCCAGGCTCCGATGGCCGCGCACGCGGTCGTCGACGGCACCTCCGTGCGGGTCAGAACCGTCGTCTATTCGCCCGAAGGTGACCGCCGAATCGGCCTCGACGTCACGGAAGACCTGAACGGGGAGTATATTCGTCGGAACGGCAGTGGCAATGGAGCGGATGCTGCCGATGGTGCAGGCCCGATGCACGCAGCACGCGAGCTCGGGTTGACTGTTGCCCGTCGGTTGCTCGATCAAGGGGCGGCCGACCTCGTCTCCCGAGAGCATCTTTCCTCATGA